A genomic region of Raphanus sativus cultivar WK10039 chromosome 6, ASM80110v3, whole genome shotgun sequence contains the following coding sequences:
- the LOC108838998 gene encoding delta-1-pyrroline-5-carboxylate synthase A isoform X2, which produces MAYYETMFDQLDVTAAQLLVNDSSFRDKEFRKQLNETVKSMLDLRVIPIFNENDAISTRRAPYQDSSGIFWDNDSLAALLALELKADLLILLSDVEGLYTGPPSDPNSKLIHTFIKEKHQDEITFGDKSRLGRGGMTAKVKAAVNAAYAGIPVIITSGYAAENIDKVLRGLRVGTLFHQDARLWAPITDSTARDMAVAARESSRKLQALSSEDRKQILYSIADALEANEKTIRAENELDVATAQEAGLEESLVARLVMTPAKISSLAGSVRKLADMEDPIGRVLKKTEVADGLVLEKTSSPLGVLLIVFESRPDALVQIASLAIRSGNGLLLKGGKEARRSNAILHKVITDAIPETVGGKLIGLVTSREEIPDLLKLDDVIDLVIPRGSNQLVSQIKNTTKIPVLGHADGICHVYVDKACNVDMAKRIVSDAKLDYPAACNAMETLLVHKDLEQNAVLNELIFALQSNGVTLYGGPKASKILNLPEARSFNHEYCSKACTVEVVEDVYGAIDHIHRHGSAHTDCIVTEDPEVAELFLRQVDSAAVFHNASTRFSDGFRFGLGAEVGISTGRIHARGPVGVEGLLTTRWIMRGKGQVVDGDNGIAYTHQDIPIQA; this is translated from the exons ATGGCTTATTATGAGACTATGTTTGACCAG CTTGATGTGACGGCGGCTCAGCTACTGGTGAATGACAGTAGCTTCAGAGACAAGGAGTTCAGGAAGCAACTCAATGAGACAGTCAAGTCCATGCTTGATCTGAGGGTTATTCCTATTTTCAATGAGAATGATGCTATTAGCACCAGAAGAGCTCCTTATCAG GATTCCTCTGGCATCTTTTGGGATAACGACAGCTTAGCTGCTCTATTGGCGCTGGAACTAAAGGCTGATCTTCTGATTCTTCTGAGTGATGTCGAAGGTCTTTACACCGGTCCTCCTAGTGATCCTAACTCAAAGCTGATCCACACATTCATCAAGGAAAAACATCAAGATGAGATCACATTTGGCGACAAGTCAAGACTAGGAAGAGGAGGCATGACTGCTAAAGTGAAAGCTGCAGTGAACGCAGCTTATGCTGGCATCCCTGTCATCATAACCAG tgggtATGCAGCTGAGAACATAGATAAAGTCCTTAGAGGACTGCGTGTTGGAACCTTGTTCCATCAAGATGCTCGTTTATGGGCTCCGATCACTGATTCTACTGCTCGTGACATGGCTGTTGCTGCAAGGGAAAGTTCCAGAAAGCTCCAG GCCTTATCTTCGGAAGATAGGAAACAAATACTGTATAGTATCGCCGATGCTCTTGAAGCAAATGAGAAAACAATCAGAGCTGAGAATGAATTAGATGTGGCTACAGCACAAGAAGCTGGACTTGAAGAGTCACTGGTGGCTCGTTTGGTTATGACACCTGCAAAG ATCTCGAGCCTTGCAGGTTCAGTTCGTAAGCTAGCTGATATGGAAGATCCAATTGGCCGTGTTCTAAAGAAAACTGAG GTGGCAGATGGTCTTGTTTTGGAGAAGACATCATCCCCATTAGGCGTACTCTTGATTGTTTTTGAGTCTCGACCTGATGCACTTGTACAG ATTGCTTCACTTGCCATCCGAAGTGGAAATGGTCTTTTATTGAAGGGTGGAAAGGAGGCCAGGCGATCAAATGCAATCTTACACAAGGTGATCACTGATGCAATTCCAGAGACTGTGGGTGGTAAACTCATTGGACTTGTGACTTCAAGGGAAGAGATTCCTGATTTGCTCAAG CTTGATGACGTTATTGATCTTGTGATCCCAAGAGGCAGCAACCAGCTTGTTTCCCAGATTAAAAACACTACAAAAATCCCTGTTCTTGGTCATGCTG ATGGAATCTGTCATGTATATGTCGACAAGGCTTGTAATGTGGATATGGCTAAGCGCATAGTTTCTGATGCAAAGTTGGATTATCCAGCAGCTTGTAATGCCATG gaaaCTCTTCTTGTGCATAAGGATCTTGAGCAGAATGCTGTGCTCAATGAGCTTATATTTGCTCTGCAGAGCAATG GAGTCACTTTGTATGGTGGACCAAAGGCAAGTAAAATACTTAACCTACCAGAAGCACGGTCTTTCAATCATGAGTACTGTTCCAAGGCGTGCACTGTTGAAGTTGTAGAAGACGTTTATGGTGCTATAGATCACATTCACAGACATGGGAG CGCACACACAGACTGTATTGTGACAGAGGATCCTGAAGTTGCAGAGCTATTCCTTCGCCAAGTAGACAG TGCTGCTGTGTTCCACAATGCAAGCACAAGATTCTCTGATGGTTTTCGATTTGGACTTGGTGCTGAG GTTGGGATAAGCACAGGCAGGATCCATGCTCGTGGTCCAGTGGGAGTCGAGGGATTACTTACAACCAGATG GATAATGAGAGGAAAAGGACAAGTTGTGGATGGAGACAATGGGATTGCTTACACCCATCAAGACATTCCCATCCAAGCTTAA
- the LOC108838998 gene encoding delta-1-pyrroline-5-carboxylate synthase A isoform X1: MEELDRSRAFAKDVKRIVVKVGTAVVTGKGGRLALGRLGALCEQLAELNSDGFEVILVSSGAVGLGRQRLRYRQLVNSSFADLQKPQHELDGKACAGVGQSSLMAYYETMFDQLDVTAAQLLVNDSSFRDKEFRKQLNETVKSMLDLRVIPIFNENDAISTRRAPYQDSSGIFWDNDSLAALLALELKADLLILLSDVEGLYTGPPSDPNSKLIHTFIKEKHQDEITFGDKSRLGRGGMTAKVKAAVNAAYAGIPVIITSGYAAENIDKVLRGLRVGTLFHQDARLWAPITDSTARDMAVAARESSRKLQALSSEDRKQILYSIADALEANEKTIRAENELDVATAQEAGLEESLVARLVMTPAKISSLAGSVRKLADMEDPIGRVLKKTEVADGLVLEKTSSPLGVLLIVFESRPDALVQIASLAIRSGNGLLLKGGKEARRSNAILHKVITDAIPETVGGKLIGLVTSREEIPDLLKLDDVIDLVIPRGSNQLVSQIKNTTKIPVLGHADGICHVYVDKACNVDMAKRIVSDAKLDYPAACNAMETLLVHKDLEQNAVLNELIFALQSNGVTLYGGPKASKILNLPEARSFNHEYCSKACTVEVVEDVYGAIDHIHRHGSAHTDCIVTEDPEVAELFLRQVDSAAVFHNASTRFSDGFRFGLGAEVGISTGRIHARGPVGVEGLLTTRWIMRGKGQVVDGDNGIAYTHQDIPIQA; this comes from the exons AAGGCTTCGCTACAGACAGTTAGTCAATAGCAG CTTTGCTGATCTTCAGAAGCCTCAGCATGAACTTGATGGGAAGGCTTGTGCTGGTGTTGGACAAAGCAGTCTCATGGCTTATTATGAGACTATGTTTGACCAG CTTGATGTGACGGCGGCTCAGCTACTGGTGAATGACAGTAGCTTCAGAGACAAGGAGTTCAGGAAGCAACTCAATGAGACAGTCAAGTCCATGCTTGATCTGAGGGTTATTCCTATTTTCAATGAGAATGATGCTATTAGCACCAGAAGAGCTCCTTATCAG GATTCCTCTGGCATCTTTTGGGATAACGACAGCTTAGCTGCTCTATTGGCGCTGGAACTAAAGGCTGATCTTCTGATTCTTCTGAGTGATGTCGAAGGTCTTTACACCGGTCCTCCTAGTGATCCTAACTCAAAGCTGATCCACACATTCATCAAGGAAAAACATCAAGATGAGATCACATTTGGCGACAAGTCAAGACTAGGAAGAGGAGGCATGACTGCTAAAGTGAAAGCTGCAGTGAACGCAGCTTATGCTGGCATCCCTGTCATCATAACCAG tgggtATGCAGCTGAGAACATAGATAAAGTCCTTAGAGGACTGCGTGTTGGAACCTTGTTCCATCAAGATGCTCGTTTATGGGCTCCGATCACTGATTCTACTGCTCGTGACATGGCTGTTGCTGCAAGGGAAAGTTCCAGAAAGCTCCAG GCCTTATCTTCGGAAGATAGGAAACAAATACTGTATAGTATCGCCGATGCTCTTGAAGCAAATGAGAAAACAATCAGAGCTGAGAATGAATTAGATGTGGCTACAGCACAAGAAGCTGGACTTGAAGAGTCACTGGTGGCTCGTTTGGTTATGACACCTGCAAAG ATCTCGAGCCTTGCAGGTTCAGTTCGTAAGCTAGCTGATATGGAAGATCCAATTGGCCGTGTTCTAAAGAAAACTGAG GTGGCAGATGGTCTTGTTTTGGAGAAGACATCATCCCCATTAGGCGTACTCTTGATTGTTTTTGAGTCTCGACCTGATGCACTTGTACAG ATTGCTTCACTTGCCATCCGAAGTGGAAATGGTCTTTTATTGAAGGGTGGAAAGGAGGCCAGGCGATCAAATGCAATCTTACACAAGGTGATCACTGATGCAATTCCAGAGACTGTGGGTGGTAAACTCATTGGACTTGTGACTTCAAGGGAAGAGATTCCTGATTTGCTCAAG CTTGATGACGTTATTGATCTTGTGATCCCAAGAGGCAGCAACCAGCTTGTTTCCCAGATTAAAAACACTACAAAAATCCCTGTTCTTGGTCATGCTG ATGGAATCTGTCATGTATATGTCGACAAGGCTTGTAATGTGGATATGGCTAAGCGCATAGTTTCTGATGCAAAGTTGGATTATCCAGCAGCTTGTAATGCCATG gaaaCTCTTCTTGTGCATAAGGATCTTGAGCAGAATGCTGTGCTCAATGAGCTTATATTTGCTCTGCAGAGCAATG GAGTCACTTTGTATGGTGGACCAAAGGCAAGTAAAATACTTAACCTACCAGAAGCACGGTCTTTCAATCATGAGTACTGTTCCAAGGCGTGCACTGTTGAAGTTGTAGAAGACGTTTATGGTGCTATAGATCACATTCACAGACATGGGAG CGCACACACAGACTGTATTGTGACAGAGGATCCTGAAGTTGCAGAGCTATTCCTTCGCCAAGTAGACAG TGCTGCTGTGTTCCACAATGCAAGCACAAGATTCTCTGATGGTTTTCGATTTGGACTTGGTGCTGAG GTTGGGATAAGCACAGGCAGGATCCATGCTCGTGGTCCAGTGGGAGTCGAGGGATTACTTACAACCAGATG GATAATGAGAGGAAAAGGACAAGTTGTGGATGGAGACAATGGGATTGCTTACACCCATCAAGACATTCCCATCCAAGCTTAA